From a single Stigmatopora argus isolate UIUO_Sarg chromosome 4, RoL_Sarg_1.0, whole genome shotgun sequence genomic region:
- the mal2 gene encoding protein MAL2 produces the protein MSDPATNPAATSFSAPTISLPLGLEVLRTYSGALICLEIVFGGLVWILVASSNVPVPLLQGWVMFVSVTAFFLSFAYLTFLITGLADRISIDWNFLDVFYHFLALLFYFAAFVLEAAVTSANGGAIITPLPNSTGAVMCIHYPRGNVFTVLTGNQYNINVVATIFAFVVTLCYSCSLVMAFRRWRI, from the exons ATGTCGGATCCGGCCACCAATCCTGCTGCCACCTCCTTCTCAGCGCCCACAATTTCGCTGCCATTGGGACTGGAAGTATTGAGGACTTACTCTGGAGCACTGATCTGTTTGGAAATa GTATTTGGTGGTTTAGTATGGATTCTGGTGGCATCCTCCAATGTGCCTGTCCCTTTACTGCAAGGGTGGGTGATGTTTGTGTCTGTAACTGCATTCTTCCTCTCCTTCGCCTATCTAACATTCCTCATCACTGGCCTGGCTGACCGAATCAGTATTGATTGGAACTTTTTG gatgttttttaccatttcctagccttgcttttttattttgctgCCTTCGTGCTGGAGGCGGCAGTGACATCAGCCAACGGGGGAGCCATCATCACACCTCTACCAAACAGCACCGGAGCTGTAATGTGTATACACTACCCTCGTGGCAATGTGTTCACTgtactgactggcaaccaatacaATATTAATGTCGTGGCCACA aTATTTGCATTTGTGGTGACACTATGCTACAGCTGCAGTCTGGTGATGGCCTTCAGGAGATGGAGAATCTAA